A window of Lepus europaeus isolate LE1 chromosome 11, mLepTim1.pri, whole genome shotgun sequence contains these coding sequences:
- the RNASE10 gene encoding inactive ribonuclease-like protein 10, translating into MKLTLVQIFFMLLLLLLGLGMGLGLGLRMAAAVLEDSSQSLEEFWSGDFQDRAEATEKAKSARTTETPVLSNNEVEQSGWQEDSILSEDEVVGNKVPRAGTPSRGNKEYLRFDLLYRECNSLMAEKVKESNRSCITQYIFIHEEPKTVKAVCSSPAVACEFMKGKCHKSPRPFDLTFCKLSKPGLLTPHCDYHTFVLEKYIFITCNDQKIQIASGQ; encoded by the coding sequence ATGAAGCTGACTCTGGTGCAGATCTTCTTCATGCTACTGCTGCTTCTGCTGGGCCTGGggatgggcctggggctgggtctTCGCATGGCCGCAGCCGTCCTGGAGGACAGCAGCCAGTCACTGGAAGAGTTTTGGTCCGGTGACTTTCAGGATAGAGCTGAGGCCACTGAGAAGGCAAAGAGCGCCCGAACCACAGAAACCCCTGTGCTTAGCAACAATGAAGTAGAGCAATCTGGCTGGCAAGAAGACAGCATCCTCAGCGAAGATGAGGTTGTAGGAAACAAGGTGCCCAGAGCTGGGACCCCCTCTCGGGGCAATAAAGAGTATCTGAGGTTTGACTTGCTCTACAGGGAATGCAACAGCCTGATGGCAGAGAAGGTGAAGGAGAGCAATCGCAGCTGCATAACACAGTACATCTTCATCCACGAGGAACCAAAAACGGTCAAAGCTGTCTGTAGCAGTCCTGCCGTTGCCTGTGAGTTCATGAAGGGCAAATGTCACAAAAGCCCCCGGCCTTTTGATTTGACATTCTGCAAGTTATCCAAACCAGGCCTACTTACCCCTCACTGTGATTATCACACTTTTGTTCTGGAAAAGTACATTTTTATAACCTGCAATGACCAGAAGATCCAGATAGCATCCGGACAATGA